Within Capra hircus breed San Clemente chromosome 7, ASM170441v1, whole genome shotgun sequence, the genomic segment GGGCTCCTGCTTCATGCCTGAGGGTTTTGCAGAGGATTCTGAGGGACGTCTCTGAGACCCTGCGGCTTTGGGAGAGCCCATTGGCCTGGCTTCATCTGCTGAGAGGTTGCTGGGCCTGCAGTAGGCGTGGGAGGCAGGGGACTCTCCTGGGGGCATCCCAGGCCTCAGGTACGGTTGGTAGGCATCAGGTGGGATACGGCTCACCTTCCTCACCTCTGGGGCCGGGCTGGCAGCATGGGCATCAGGGATTGGGCTGAGGATGGAGTCTGAGCTGTGGACTCTTCGGAGTCTGGGCTGGGGTCCTTCGGAGGACCAGTCAGGTGTGGATGCCCGGCCCGCCTGCAGCCCCTCCCGCCGGTGATCCTCCTCACGCCGTGATTCCTGAGCAATGTCCCGCTGTACGTAGAGTGATGGACGGCCCCTGTCCCGCCGTGGTGCTGCAGCCAGGCTCACCTTGCTCAGCAGGAGCCTGGCTGGGATCTCCACCAGCTCCTGGTGGCTGGCTGCCCGCTGAAGCCCCCTCTGCTCTCGGAGGTCTGCCTCTCGCTCCTGTGCCAGTCGGATCTCCCGCTCAATGGGCGTCTCCTTGAGGGGCTCTGGGGACTTTTCTCTGGACCAGGAACTGGGGTCCTGCAGGGCTTGGGCAACAGACCTGGTGGGCAAAGGGTGAACCCTCTTCTCTTCTGTGACCACCTCCTTCACCTGGGGTTTGACTGGGAGGACATACCCATTGGCCAGGGGTGGCCTGCTAAGGGCCTTAGAGGCCTGACTGGTCCCGGGTGGGGAACTCTGAGAGGCCACTGTATTTACATGGGCCACTTTAGGTTGGGGGCTCTGAGGAACCTCTGGATTCATGTGGGCCACCCCAGGTGGGGCGTTTCGAGAGACCCCTGTTTTTGCATGGGCCACCCTGGATTGGGGGCTCCGGAGAACACTTGCATTGGTGTGGGCTGCTCCAGGTTGGGGGTTCGCCTGCTCCAGGTTCAGGAACTGCTGCCTGGCTGCCAGGAAGTCGATCTGCTCCCTGTCTATCTcgttctcctccaggggcatgGACTGTGGTTGGCTGGGGCCCCCGGGCTCCCTGCGGTCAGGGGCACCATGGAGCGTGGCCACTGTGCCACTCTTCCTGACGGCCTGGCCCTGAATGACTGCCTGGTGCTCCCACTCCAGGTTCTGTGGCTGCCAGGGTGGGGTGTCCCTGGCTTCCAGGTGGTAGACCTTCATCTCCTCATCCTCATTATCCTGGGGGCAGGGTGGCCATGGGGCTGTCTGGCCAGGGAAGACATGCAGGCTGCGGGACGTCCCAGTCCGTGTCATTTCCAGGGAGGCTTCGTGGTCAGTGGGCCATGCTGGTGTCTCGTCCTGGCTCCAGACACTGGCCATGGGCCCCACGCCCACCAGCTCAAATGTGTAGCTGGTGTCACCATCAAAGGCCGCACCGGCCATGCGGGATGAGTGAGGGATGCCGAAGATGGGATATCTGGTAACTCGGTCCATGTTCGGAGGGAGGTCTCTGCCCACCACAGGCTCCCAGGGTGGAGATGATCTGGGCTCACTGAAGGAGGGGAAGGATGTGTGGATTACCAGGTCAGAGAACTTGGGGAGAAATGTAGTCCCTCTCCCTCTAAGGACAAAGTCCTGGCCAAGTGGCCTCTGTGATTGGCTCAGGGATGGGTAAGTGACTCAGCCCTGCCAATCAGAGCATTCTATATTTGGGCCTCTGTTATTTGTACAGGGATGGACATGTGACCCAACCTGGCTAATGACATTAAACTCTGGGACTTTTCAATTAAAGTGGAAAATTGGACCCTCTTCCTCATTGGGCTTGTGAGGCTGATAGGATGAGACAGAACTGTTGGGGGGCCATATTTGCCCTTGAGGACACACCTTGCTTAAGAGCACCCCCAACTGCAACACAGCACCCTAAAAACATTGTTTCAGCTCCTGGATCCAGCCACACCTGAATCCCTGGGGGCCTCTGTGCTGATTAACAACTCGCCCCCTGTGTGTCTAACATTTGCaggcacccctcccacctcctctcccagaCACTGCATACCCTGTTGGGTGCCAGCTCGCTGGGTCCAGACCCAGGGCCGGCTACCCCCTGACAAACTCTCTCTAAGGGCACCCACATCTTGAGGTTCCTTCTGTGATTCTTTGTTTCATCTGACATTTACAGATGGCTCCACCTCTCACTGAGGGATGtcaagtggggaaactgaggcccagagtgggGTGTGATTAGACAGAGAATCCCATATCTGGCTCTCTCCTTGAACTTGCCCAGAGGGACACCTTGTCCCATCCAGATGATTGTGGCCTCAGCACCATAAAACTTGGCTCAGCTAAGGAGTACCGTGGGCCTTGTCCCTTAGGGCTAGGCAAAACCCTGACCCACTGCCCCAGGAGGCCCAGCCCCACCAGGAGTTGGGGCTCCCTCTGAGCACGTCTCCAGGAGCCTTTGTGGAGGCCAGGCAGCTGCTCTCACACCTCCAGGACTCCTGGCATCTCCAGGCTGCAGTCTTCACACCCTGCCCAGGGCACTGAAGGCCACCACCTCAACCCAAATCCACGAACTACAGGCACCAGACCCCAAATCtgaccctttcctcctccttctgctGGGAGGACCTTGGTTTCTGCTTTCCCACAGTCTCCTTAGCTGCAGTCCAGGgagctcctccaggaagcccctccAGACTGTCTCCACCCTTGGAGCCTGTGGCCTGAGCATCCCATGTGTACTTGGCCCAGTACAGCTGAGGAAAGGAAGCTAAGCTGTTCTCAACTCCTCAAGCAGCCCTTGTCCCCGTCCTCAGCCCCCTGATGCCACCAAGGCTACTGGGTACATCGCTGCCTTTTTACACCAACTTGcttgtgaaagtgaaatgtggttttaaaag encodes:
- the MISP gene encoding mitotic interactor and substrate of PLK1; translation: MDRVTRYPIFGIPHSSRMAGAAFDGDTSYTFELVGVGPMASVWSQDETPAWPTDHEASLEMTRTGTSRSLHVFPGQTAPWPPCPQDNEDEEMKVYHLEARDTPPWQPQNLEWEHQAVIQGQAVRKSGTVATLHGAPDRREPGGPSQPQSMPLEENEIDREQIDFLAARQQFLNLEQANPQPGAAHTNASVLRSPQSRVAHAKTGVSRNAPPGVAHMNPEVPQSPQPKVAHVNTVASQSSPPGTSQASKALSRPPLANGYVLPVKPQVKEVVTEEKRVHPLPTRSVAQALQDPSSWSREKSPEPLKETPIEREIRLAQEREADLREQRGLQRAASHQELVEIPARLLLSKVSLAAAPRRDRGRPSLYVQRDIAQESRREEDHRREGLQAGRASTPDWSSEGPQPRLRRVHSSDSILSPIPDAHAASPAPEVRKVSRIPPDAYQPYLRPGMPPGESPASHAYCRPSNLSADEARPMGSPKAAGSQRRPSESSAKPSGMKQEPPRGPLHASRGVLRQEYFHLRPLRFRVPDEPERPEAPRVWGWEVAGAPALRLQKSQSSELLEREVENVLRREREMAEERRSALYPEVFSDECYDHDSRSSSRTSSITGSYSVSESHYFTPIHLHSDLVWTVEAPAEDALQQRKKKEQWYAGINPLDDVNSEILEATRVTRHRNAMAERWEAGIYASEDED